From Pseudovibrio sp. Tun.PSC04-5.I4, a single genomic window includes:
- a CDS encoding TenA family protein: MLNTASYANYKVTHSDETFTDWLVKSAKGSWSRAIAHPFTSEVGNDTISTAAFTRYLIEDYHYVQDLASALGFLIAKAPNMASKARLSEFAHQLTSNEIGYFHRTFIELGIAPEVYESTKPNSVTRSIGATLLSTAGKGHYVDGMATLLASEWIYREWGHREASKPRPGRAYLAEWISFLATDEFGEFIDWLKKEIDTIGEEERVKRQNEISESFTHMCELEGEFFDMVS, from the coding sequence ATGCTGAACACTGCAAGCTATGCCAATTACAAGGTAACCCACTCAGACGAGACCTTCACTGATTGGTTGGTTAAATCGGCGAAAGGGTCCTGGAGTAGGGCCATTGCTCATCCTTTCACCAGTGAGGTGGGGAATGACACAATCAGTACTGCAGCCTTCACCCGCTATCTGATTGAGGATTATCATTATGTTCAGGACCTGGCTTCAGCGCTTGGTTTCCTGATTGCCAAAGCCCCAAATATGGCTTCTAAAGCGCGGCTTTCTGAATTTGCGCATCAGTTGACTTCGAATGAAATTGGTTATTTCCACCGTACATTTATCGAGCTTGGAATTGCACCTGAGGTTTATGAGAGTACAAAACCTAATAGTGTGACCCGCTCGATTGGGGCGACACTGCTTTCCACTGCTGGCAAAGGCCATTATGTGGATGGCATGGCAACCTTGCTTGCTTCGGAGTGGATCTACCGGGAGTGGGGACACCGCGAAGCATCTAAACCACGGCCAGGTCGAGCTTATCTGGCGGAGTGGATCTCGTTTTTGGCAACTGATGAATTTGGTGAGTTCATTGATTGGTTGAAAAAAGAGATCGACACGATTGGTGAGGAAGAGCGGGTTAAACGTCAAAATGAAATCTCTGAAAGCTTTACCCATATGTGTGAGCTGGAAGGTGAATTCTTCGACATGGTGAGTTAG
- a CDS encoding amino acid ABC transporter permease, with product MRALDLDYMLGLVPVLLKYLPLTLGMASVSMVLALILASLFAIIRVVRFPVLDAATRLFISFFRGTPLLVQLFLFYYGLPQLFSFLAVIDGVSAAIVGLTLHFSAYMAESIRAAILGVDRSQWEASKSIGMSTGQMMRRIILPQAARVAAPTLINYFIDLIKSTSLAFTLGVTELMGAAQKEAAGSFLYFETFIVVALIYWAVVESLAVVQARIENRLSKAVSR from the coding sequence ATGCGCGCCTTAGATCTGGACTATATGCTCGGCCTTGTGCCGGTTCTCTTAAAATACCTACCCTTAACTCTGGGTATGGCAAGTGTGTCCATGGTCCTGGCGCTCATTCTTGCATCGCTGTTTGCGATTATTCGCGTGGTTCGCTTTCCTGTTCTGGATGCGGCCACGCGCCTCTTTATCAGCTTCTTTCGTGGAACGCCGCTGCTGGTTCAGTTGTTTCTGTTTTACTACGGCCTGCCGCAGTTGTTCTCATTCCTTGCCGTGATTGACGGGGTTTCAGCTGCTATTGTCGGTCTGACGCTGCATTTCTCCGCTTATATGGCTGAGAGTATTCGGGCCGCTATTTTGGGTGTGGATCGCAGTCAGTGGGAGGCGTCCAAGTCCATCGGGATGTCCACCGGGCAGATGATGCGCCGGATTATCCTACCACAAGCAGCGCGTGTTGCAGCGCCTACGCTGATCAACTATTTCATTGATCTGATCAAGAGCACAAGTCTGGCCTTTACACTTGGCGTGACTGAGTTGATGGGCGCAGCTCAAAAAGAAGCTGCTGGTAGTTTCCTCTACTTCGAAACGTTTATCGTGGTTGCACTTATCTACTGGGCTGTTGTTGAAAGCCTTGCTGTCGTTCAGGCACGTATTGAAAACCGACTATCTAAGGCTGTTTCCAGATGA
- the leuB gene encoding 3-isopropylmalate dehydrogenase: MATNTLLLLPGDGIGPEIMVEVKKVIAWLNGQGEDTYEYDEGLVGGSAYDAHGVAISEEDMVKAEAADAVIFGAVGGPKWDSVPYEHRPEAGLLRLRKDLGLFANLRPAICYPALADASSLKKDIIEGLDILIVRELTGGVYFGEPKEIIDLGNGQKRGIDTQVYDTYEIDRIAGVAFDLARTRGNKVCSMEKRNVMKSGVLWNDVVTATHKANYSDVTLEHMLADAGGMQLVRWPKQFDVIVTDNLFGDMLSDIAAMLTGSLGMLPSASLGAPDAATGKRKAMYEPVHGSAPDISGTGAANPIAMIASFAMALRYSFQKIAEADMLEKAISNALDKGLRTKDIANADEATVSTSEMGDAIIAELNALVGVSA; this comes from the coding sequence ATGGCTACCAACACACTTCTTCTTCTTCCTGGTGACGGAATTGGTCCGGAAATCATGGTCGAGGTGAAAAAGGTTATCGCTTGGCTCAACGGACAGGGCGAAGATACTTACGAGTATGACGAAGGCCTTGTTGGTGGGAGCGCATACGACGCACATGGCGTTGCTATCTCTGAAGAAGATATGGTGAAAGCAGAGGCTGCTGACGCTGTTATTTTTGGTGCTGTTGGCGGCCCTAAATGGGATAGCGTGCCTTATGAGCACCGCCCTGAAGCTGGCTTGCTGCGCCTGCGTAAAGATCTTGGCTTGTTTGCGAACCTGCGCCCTGCGATTTGTTACCCTGCGCTGGCGGACGCCTCTTCTTTGAAGAAGGATATCATCGAAGGTCTGGACATCCTGATCGTTCGCGAGTTGACCGGCGGTGTTTACTTCGGTGAACCAAAAGAGATCATTGATCTTGGCAATGGCCAGAAGCGCGGTATCGATACGCAGGTTTATGACACCTACGAGATTGACCGCATTGCAGGCGTTGCTTTCGATCTGGCGCGGACCCGTGGCAACAAAGTTTGTTCCATGGAAAAACGCAATGTGATGAAGTCCGGCGTGCTCTGGAACGATGTTGTAACTGCAACGCACAAGGCCAACTACTCTGACGTGACACTGGAACATATGCTGGCGGATGCTGGTGGTATGCAGCTGGTGCGTTGGCCGAAACAGTTCGACGTGATCGTCACGGATAACCTGTTTGGCGATATGCTCTCTGACATTGCAGCGATGCTGACCGGTTCTCTTGGCATGTTGCCATCTGCATCCTTGGGTGCTCCAGATGCTGCGACTGGCAAGCGCAAAGCAATGTATGAGCCTGTGCATGGCTCTGCACCAGATATCTCCGGGACTGGCGCTGCGAACCCGATTGCGATGATTGCAAGCTTTGCTATGGCACTGCGCTACTCGTTCCAGAAGATCGCTGAGGCAGATATGCTGGAAAAAGCGATCTCCAACGCTTTGGATAAGGGCCTGCGCACCAAAGACATCGCAAACGCTGATGAGGCGACTGTTTCTACCAGCGAGATGGGTGATGCGATTATTGCTGAGCTGAACGCTCTTGTTGGCGTTTCTGCATAA
- a CDS encoding N-acetyltransferase, with product MIIRAEQTQDEAFIRALIYAAFENHPHHESGAKPTEHLIVDLLRANGELTLSLVAEEAEMLLGHIAFSPVTNDGNSLGWFGLGPVAVSPDHQSKGIGKQLITEGMAQLQRLGAKGIVLLGEPGYYGQFGFQPVDRLILPGVPAQYFMAKPIDGATPSGTVAYSEAFSAI from the coding sequence ATGATCATTCGTGCTGAACAAACTCAGGATGAAGCTTTCATTCGCGCACTTATCTATGCCGCGTTTGAAAATCATCCCCATCATGAGAGTGGCGCAAAGCCAACAGAGCATCTGATTGTTGACCTGCTGCGGGCCAATGGTGAGCTTACTCTGTCATTGGTTGCTGAAGAGGCTGAAATGCTTTTGGGACACATTGCCTTTTCGCCCGTCACAAACGATGGAAACAGCCTTGGTTGGTTTGGTCTTGGCCCAGTTGCAGTCAGCCCTGATCATCAAAGCAAGGGCATTGGCAAGCAACTCATCACCGAAGGCATGGCACAGCTCCAAAGGCTCGGCGCAAAAGGCATCGTTCTATTGGGAGAGCCGGGCTATTACGGTCAGTTCGGCTTCCAACCTGTTGATAGGCTAATCCTGCCGGGCGTACCCGCGCAGTATTTCATGGCAAAACCAATTGATGGTGCTACGCCCTCAGGCACTGTTGCCTATTCAGAAGCATTTTCTGCGATTTAG
- a CDS encoding GNAT family N-acetyltransferase — protein MQTLEIRAAQYEDLPEIARVYRSSRDQVLSFLPKLHTPDEDLWFFRNIVFKSNDMTIVMGDGQIIGMMATKDDWIEQLYLDPSHLREGIGSKLLAQAKAKSSGYLQLWCFVENVIGRAFYETHGFKEVKRTSGSENEEGAADILFEWRA, from the coding sequence ATGCAGACTTTGGAAATTAGAGCGGCTCAGTATGAGGACCTTCCTGAGATTGCGAGGGTGTACCGGTCGTCGCGAGATCAAGTTCTTTCTTTTTTGCCGAAGCTTCACACGCCGGATGAAGACTTATGGTTTTTTCGAAATATAGTTTTTAAGAGCAATGACATGACGATCGTCATGGGAGATGGCCAAATCATCGGTATGATGGCCACCAAAGATGACTGGATTGAACAGCTTTATCTGGACCCTTCGCACCTCCGTGAGGGGATTGGTTCCAAGTTGTTGGCGCAAGCGAAAGCAAAGTCCTCCGGCTATCTTCAGTTGTGGTGTTTCGTTGAGAACGTGATTGGGCGAGCCTTTTACGAAACGCATGGCTTTAAGGAAGTAAAGCGGACAAGCGGCTCAGAGAATGAAGAAGGGGCGGCGGACATTTTGTTTGAGTGGCGAGCATGA
- a CDS encoding NAD-dependent epimerase/dehydratase family protein has product MHSLLVIGGSGFVGAALVPMLLSRGYTVTLLNRGSRPIPGTAQLTADRNDLKAMQRVAQKFEAVIDTSAYTKRQAEIAFSVFGHHAKKWIHLSSAAVYKETRDHLPSEKDCIGGAAVWGEYGREKSAADHFLLNQDITQAVAIRPPYLYGPNNDIDREQFVWARALTKRPIILPADGQTKLQFLHEDDLASFILHLLALHSMPTGAINLADPHILTIEKWVKTLCDIAELTPEILLGYEIAPNIPAREYFPYTDYDCALDVTNYQENFDWQPHYKLREGFTHTFNSYSREELARSSPSTTAEKTIEY; this is encoded by the coding sequence ATGCATAGTTTATTGGTCATTGGTGGGTCTGGTTTCGTTGGCGCAGCGCTTGTACCCATGTTGCTTTCGAGGGGCTACACTGTAACCCTGCTCAACAGAGGCTCACGACCTATCCCCGGTACAGCCCAACTAACTGCGGATCGCAACGACCTGAAGGCCATGCAGCGGGTTGCGCAGAAGTTCGAAGCTGTGATTGACACCAGCGCCTATACCAAACGACAGGCAGAAATCGCCTTCTCCGTTTTCGGGCATCACGCCAAAAAGTGGATCCACCTGTCCAGCGCAGCAGTTTACAAAGAAACCAGAGATCATCTACCAAGCGAGAAAGATTGCATTGGCGGCGCAGCTGTTTGGGGTGAATACGGCAGAGAGAAATCTGCGGCTGACCATTTCCTGCTCAATCAGGATATTACACAAGCAGTCGCCATTCGCCCGCCCTACCTTTATGGCCCGAACAATGACATTGATCGCGAGCAATTCGTTTGGGCACGCGCCCTCACAAAGCGCCCCATTATTCTGCCTGCTGATGGTCAAACCAAACTACAGTTTTTGCATGAGGATGATCTGGCAAGCTTCATTCTGCATCTGCTCGCGTTACATTCCATGCCAACCGGCGCAATCAATCTGGCAGATCCGCATATCCTGACCATTGAAAAGTGGGTCAAGACACTCTGCGATATTGCAGAGCTCACACCGGAAATCCTCCTCGGCTATGAGATAGCACCCAATATACCAGCGCGAGAATATTTCCCTTACACAGACTACGACTGCGCCTTAGATGTAACCAACTATCAGGAAAACTTCGACTGGCAGCCACACTACAAGCTACGAGAAGGTTTCACGCACACATTCAACAGCTATTCCAGAGAAGAGCTTGCAAGAAGCTCCCCTTCAACAACGGCTGAAAAAACTATTGAATATTAG
- a CDS encoding amino acid ABC transporter ATP-binding protein yields the protein MIQIRGLTKIYNGVPVLDGIDLDIKKGERIAVIGPSGTGKSTLLRCINFLEIPEKGEYILDGESIDVQNASAAQIKAMRLRTAFIFQSYALFANKTARENIAEGLITVRGEPKQTAFDKADEILRSIGLADKVDAYPASLSGGQQQRVGIGRAMASNAELMLVDEPTSALDPEWVDEVLQLLTRVAQAHQTMLIVTHEMAFAREIADRVLFMEGGRIVEEGVPEKIFTSPDDPRTRSFLRKVL from the coding sequence ATGATCCAGATCCGCGGGCTCACAAAAATCTATAATGGTGTTCCTGTCCTTGACGGGATTGACCTGGATATTAAAAAAGGTGAGCGCATTGCTGTTATCGGGCCATCCGGGACTGGTAAGTCTACGTTGCTGCGCTGTATCAACTTTCTAGAAATACCTGAGAAGGGTGAGTACATTCTTGATGGTGAAAGCATTGATGTTCAAAATGCCAGTGCTGCTCAGATCAAGGCGATGCGCCTGAGAACTGCTTTCATATTCCAAAGTTATGCTTTGTTTGCCAACAAGACGGCCCGCGAGAATATCGCGGAAGGTTTGATCACCGTTCGTGGTGAGCCTAAGCAAACCGCTTTTGATAAAGCCGACGAAATTCTGCGCAGTATTGGTTTGGCCGACAAGGTTGATGCGTACCCAGCGTCGCTGTCTGGCGGACAGCAACAGCGTGTTGGCATTGGCCGTGCGATGGCGAGTAATGCTGAGCTGATGCTGGTTGATGAACCAACCTCTGCGCTTGACCCTGAATGGGTTGATGAAGTGTTGCAGTTGCTGACGCGGGTCGCGCAGGCGCATCAAACTATGTTGATCGTGACACACGAGATGGCATTTGCCCGCGAAATCGCAGACCGTGTTCTCTTTATGGAAGGGGGACGGATTGTTGAGGAAGGGGTGCCTGAGAAGATCTTCACCAGTCCTGATGATCCTCGGACCCGCAGCTTCCTACGGAAAGTTCTTTAA
- a CDS encoding aspartate-semialdehyde dehydrogenase: MGYKIAIAGATGNVGAEMLDILAERGFPADEVIALASRRSQGKEISFGDRTLKVKAMENFDFSDVDICLMSAGGSVAKEWAPKIAAKGCVVIDNSSAWRYDQDVPLIVPEVNPDDIVDFKKKNIIANPNCSTAQLVVALNPIHEQAGIKRLVVSTYQSVSGGGKDAMDELFNQTRAIFVNDPVESHKFTKRIAFNVIPHIDDFMEDGYTKEEWKVLAETKKILDPAIKVTCTAVRVPVFVGHGESVNIELENPLSAEEARDLLREAPGVLVIDKHEDGGYITPYECAGEDATYVSRIREDATVENGLNMWIVSDNLRKGAALNTVQIAELLVARGLIKPKSEAVA; this comes from the coding sequence ATGGGTTATAAGATTGCGATTGCAGGTGCTACCGGCAATGTGGGTGCGGAAATGCTCGACATTTTAGCAGAGCGCGGCTTCCCAGCTGATGAAGTGATTGCACTGGCATCTCGCCGGTCTCAGGGCAAAGAAATTTCCTTTGGTGACAGAACGCTGAAAGTTAAAGCGATGGAGAATTTTGATTTCTCCGACGTGGATATTTGCCTCATGTCTGCTGGTGGCTCTGTTGCAAAAGAATGGGCTCCGAAGATCGCAGCTAAAGGCTGTGTTGTCATCGATAACTCTTCTGCATGGCGTTATGATCAGGACGTGCCGCTCATCGTACCTGAAGTGAATCCTGACGATATCGTTGATTTCAAGAAGAAAAACATCATTGCGAACCCTAACTGTTCTACTGCACAGCTGGTTGTTGCTCTGAATCCAATCCACGAACAAGCTGGCATTAAGCGCCTTGTTGTCTCCACTTACCAGTCCGTTTCTGGTGGCGGTAAAGATGCAATGGACGAGCTGTTTAACCAGACCCGAGCTATTTTCGTAAATGATCCAGTTGAGTCCCATAAGTTCACTAAACGCATCGCGTTTAACGTGATCCCGCATATCGATGATTTTATGGAGGATGGTTACACCAAGGAAGAGTGGAAGGTTCTTGCGGAAACCAAGAAGATCCTCGATCCAGCCATCAAAGTGACCTGTACTGCTGTTCGTGTTCCTGTGTTTGTTGGGCATGGAGAGAGCGTGAATATAGAGCTGGAAAATCCACTTTCCGCTGAAGAAGCACGCGATCTCCTGCGTGAAGCGCCGGGTGTTCTGGTGATTGATAAGCACGAGGATGGTGGCTACATCACTCCATACGAGTGTGCTGGTGAAGATGCGACCTACGTTTCCCGTATCCGCGAAGATGCGACTGTTGAGAACGGCCTGAATATGTGGATTGTTTCAGATAACCTGCGTAAAGGCGCGGCTCTGAACACTGTGCAGATTGCCGAACTTCTGGTGGCCCGCGGCTTGATCAAGCCAAAATCCGAAGCCGTTGCATAA
- a CDS encoding MATE family efflux transporter, with product MSTISPPKPDNIFLSGSIPLLFVKTAVPLTIVMLVNGLHTVVDAYFLGTYVGTEALTGVTLMFPLFMVLVALFTLVSNGFASIYSRALGANNHRTAKRIIDSSIFLSLIVCAALILFFITLGFKLALFLTNGSSELAETGYLYMAILIIGSPVGFVLSINIDRLRCEGLLSLMAAITLGSAFLNIFFDWLYVAQFGWGVAGSAYGTLTAQLFSLVAMVTYYTVKHKHFSFFRWRPVRFQWNSLLALGIPHSLGYIGVSLLAAATLYALQLWAGNDYETIAGAYGITTRMSTFTFLPLLGLSMALQSIVGNNHGAQKHDRTASSIKTAIIIALIYCSVVQVLYFLFSAQLGAIFVDDPKIIADVARITPIITMVFFLFGPLMMIGAFFQAIGDASRASILMLSRTYMFSIPLTFLLPLATGESGIWYSGVIAEFLLLGLTLVVLATRKSPMSPKPAVAS from the coding sequence ATGTCTACAATATCTCCGCCTAAGCCAGACAATATATTCTTGTCTGGTTCCATACCGCTATTGTTTGTCAAAACCGCAGTACCGCTCACAATTGTGATGCTGGTCAACGGTCTTCACACAGTCGTCGATGCCTATTTTTTAGGAACCTATGTCGGCACTGAAGCCTTAACGGGCGTCACACTCATGTTCCCACTGTTCATGGTGCTTGTTGCGTTGTTCACCTTGGTGTCCAACGGCTTCGCCAGCATATATTCCAGAGCGTTAGGGGCAAATAACCACCGCACCGCAAAGAGGATCATCGACAGCTCAATCTTCCTCTCCTTGATTGTCTGCGCAGCACTCATCCTGTTTTTCATCACGCTTGGGTTCAAGCTCGCGCTCTTTCTAACCAATGGCTCTTCAGAGTTGGCAGAGACTGGCTATCTCTACATGGCTATTCTCATCATTGGGTCACCAGTGGGGTTTGTGCTCTCCATCAACATCGACAGACTTCGCTGCGAAGGCCTGTTATCTCTGATGGCGGCAATCACTCTGGGGTCTGCGTTCCTGAATATCTTTTTTGATTGGTTGTATGTTGCACAGTTTGGGTGGGGCGTGGCCGGGTCAGCTTATGGCACACTCACCGCACAGTTGTTCTCATTGGTAGCTATGGTCACCTACTACACGGTGAAGCACAAGCACTTCTCCTTCTTCAGATGGAGACCTGTCCGCTTTCAGTGGAACTCCCTGCTCGCACTCGGTATTCCGCACAGCCTTGGGTATATTGGCGTATCACTGCTGGCCGCTGCAACACTATATGCCCTGCAACTTTGGGCCGGAAACGACTACGAAACAATTGCAGGCGCCTATGGCATCACAACAAGAATGTCGACCTTCACGTTTTTGCCTCTGCTCGGCCTCAGTATGGCGCTTCAATCCATAGTGGGAAACAACCACGGTGCGCAAAAACATGACAGAACAGCAAGCTCAATAAAGACCGCGATCATTATCGCTCTCATTTATTGTAGTGTCGTGCAGGTGCTGTACTTCCTGTTCAGCGCGCAACTCGGAGCCATATTTGTCGATGACCCCAAGATCATTGCAGACGTAGCCCGTATTACGCCTATCATCACCATGGTCTTCTTTCTGTTTGGCCCGTTGATGATGATCGGCGCCTTCTTTCAAGCCATTGGTGATGCATCTCGTGCCAGTATTTTGATGTTGTCGAGAACATACATGTTCTCAATTCCCCTCACTTTCCTTTTGCCGTTGGCAACAGGCGAAAGCGGAATTTGGTACAGCGGCGTCATCGCAGAGTTCTTGCTCCTTGGCCTCACACTGGTTGTCCTCGCCACACGCAAAAGCCCAATGAGTCCCAAGCCCGCAGTGGCGAGTTAG
- a CDS encoding choloylglycine hydrolase family protein, producing the protein MIRRFANKSFALLKLTIATTALLVQPIVANACTSFVLTTTDEKHMYGRTMEFGQLIPTKIGLIPRDYKYQSEIDGKPGYSWKGSIAVIGARVFSGTTIADGMNEYGLTGGILYFPGFASYKDPAKSASDRAQELNQIDFLAWALSNFKTVEEVKANLDKISLVGVYNETLKVVPPVHYTLHDAAGFSIVIEPVDGELKVYDNPYTVLTNSPSFEWHVQNIRNYINLSPYNIGTTDILGQEVSPFGQGSGLLGIPGDPTPPSRFIRAIGFISTIDAAELNKSRLLTTEHVLNNFDIPKGFVRPAISPIQQKEEISDYTQWSVIADLEEKLYYIKTYENQTLFKISFDDFDVSGTEMKLVDLPGPVPSVPLIKPAQ; encoded by the coding sequence ATGATCAGACGCTTTGCCAACAAATCCTTTGCGCTGCTTAAGCTCACCATCGCAACAACTGCACTTCTCGTGCAACCAATCGTCGCAAATGCCTGCACCAGCTTTGTCCTGACCACCACAGATGAAAAGCACATGTATGGCCGGACCATGGAATTTGGCCAGCTTATTCCAACAAAGATTGGATTGATCCCGCGTGATTACAAGTACCAGTCCGAGATCGACGGCAAACCGGGCTACAGCTGGAAAGGCTCAATCGCTGTGATTGGCGCAAGGGTCTTTAGCGGCACAACCATAGCGGATGGCATGAACGAATATGGCCTGACCGGTGGCATCCTCTACTTTCCCGGCTTTGCAAGTTACAAAGACCCGGCAAAAAGCGCGAGCGACCGCGCGCAAGAGCTCAACCAGATCGACTTTCTCGCCTGGGCCCTCTCCAACTTCAAAACGGTCGAAGAGGTCAAAGCCAATCTAGATAAAATATCTCTGGTCGGCGTTTACAACGAAACACTAAAGGTCGTTCCACCAGTACACTATACTCTGCATGATGCAGCAGGCTTTTCCATTGTCATAGAGCCGGTTGATGGGGAATTAAAGGTCTACGATAATCCGTACACCGTGCTCACAAACTCACCCAGTTTTGAGTGGCATGTTCAAAATATCCGCAACTACATCAATCTTTCGCCCTACAACATCGGCACAACCGACATCTTAGGTCAGGAAGTATCCCCGTTTGGTCAGGGCTCAGGCCTGCTGGGCATTCCGGGAGATCCAACCCCACCCTCACGCTTTATCCGCGCTATTGGCTTTATCTCCACCATTGATGCCGCGGAGCTGAACAAGAGTCGCCTCCTCACCACAGAGCATGTGCTGAACAACTTCGACATTCCCAAAGGGTTCGTTCGCCCAGCTATCTCTCCAATTCAGCAAAAAGAAGAGATCAGCGACTACACCCAGTGGAGCGTCATCGCGGATCTGGAAGAGAAGCTGTATTACATCAAGACCTACGAGAACCAGACACTCTTTAAAATCAGTTTTGATGATTTCGACGTGTCAGGAACAGAAATGAAACTGGTCGACCTACCAGGACCAGTCCCATCTGTGCCATTGATTAAACCAGCTCAATAA
- a CDS encoding amino acid ABC transporter substrate-binding protein: MFSRSTVAALALLAAVPAQAETIRVGMSGGYFPFTFVKQDVLQGFEVDFARALVAETGDDVEFVTMSFSGLVGALEAGRIDTISNQITITPEREKAFTFSQPYVYDGAQVVVKTGNSEISGVEDLKGKSVAVNLGSNFEQLLRDLPYADEITIKTYDSNIEQETALGRVDAFVMDRVSASQVIKATPLPLALAGAPFSEIRNALPFRNDEKGKALAVKLNDGITKLKASGKLAEISNKWFGTDITKAD, from the coding sequence ATGTTCTCTCGTTCTACTGTTGCTGCTCTTGCCCTTCTGGCTGCCGTTCCGGCGCAAGCTGAAACAATCCGCGTGGGCATGTCTGGCGGATATTTCCCATTCACATTTGTTAAGCAAGACGTTCTGCAAGGCTTTGAAGTTGACTTCGCTCGTGCACTTGTTGCTGAAACAGGTGATGACGTTGAATTCGTCACTATGAGCTTCTCTGGCCTTGTTGGTGCGTTGGAAGCTGGCCGCATTGACACGATCTCCAACCAGATCACGATTACGCCTGAGCGCGAGAAGGCCTTCACCTTCTCTCAGCCATACGTATACGATGGTGCACAGGTTGTTGTTAAAACTGGCAATTCGGAAATTAGCGGTGTTGAAGATCTCAAAGGCAAAAGCGTTGCCGTGAATCTTGGGTCCAACTTTGAACAACTGCTGCGTGATCTACCATATGCTGATGAGATCACCATCAAGACATATGATAGCAATATTGAGCAAGAAACTGCTCTTGGGCGCGTGGATGCTTTCGTGATGGACCGGGTGAGTGCTTCTCAGGTTATCAAGGCAACTCCATTGCCATTGGCACTTGCTGGTGCTCCATTCTCTGAAATCCGCAATGCATTGCCTTTCCGTAATGATGAAAAAGGTAAAGCTCTTGCTGTTAAGCTGAATGATGGTATCACCAAGCTGAAAGCATCTGGCAAACTTGCTGAGATTTCTAATAAATGGTTTGGCACAGACATCACTAAAGCTGACTAA
- a CDS encoding CesT family type III secretion system chaperone, producing MTDLVNTLLTEVGNRIGFDDFSLNAENQLFLGLENELTMSIIWREETETLLFNSLVNSREGNNLQLLQTLMQANCVFADSHAMAFNISPANNHINLSMVVTISDRSSYALHNKLDMFIRTAAAWHSSLKNPEALAPNWEHPNLTKINNNNNDFETFGARV from the coding sequence ATGACTGATTTAGTGAACACGTTACTTACCGAGGTTGGCAACAGAATCGGGTTTGACGACTTCTCTTTAAATGCAGAGAACCAGCTTTTCCTTGGTCTGGAAAACGAACTCACCATGAGCATCATCTGGCGCGAAGAGACAGAAACCCTACTTTTCAACTCTCTCGTAAATTCGCGAGAGGGCAACAATCTGCAACTGCTGCAAACGCTGATGCAGGCCAATTGCGTTTTCGCTGACAGCCATGCCATGGCCTTCAACATCAGTCCGGCCAACAATCACATCAACCTTTCCATGGTTGTGACGATCTCTGACAGATCTTCCTATGCCCTGCACAACAAGCTGGACATGTTTATTAGAACCGCTGCCGCCTGGCACAGTTCCCTCAAAAATCCGGAGGCATTAGCCCCGAATTGGGAACACCCGAACCTCACCAAAATCAACAACAACAACAATGACTTTGAAACATTTGGAGCCAGAGTATGA
- a CDS encoding VOC family protein, giving the protein MAKAIHMMIRVLDEARSVAFYRTAFGLDVAERLDFDSFTLVYLRNAENDFEVELTVNKDRTEAYTLGDGYGHIAFCVDNLDAEHKRFQAEGLAPEDVKEFIVEGKLLARFFFVSDPDGYRIEMLARHGRYQ; this is encoded by the coding sequence ATGGCAAAAGCAATTCACATGATGATCCGGGTTTTGGATGAGGCGCGCTCAGTTGCGTTTTATCGCACTGCATTTGGGCTGGACGTGGCTGAGCGGTTGGATTTCGACAGCTTCACGCTGGTTTATCTGCGCAATGCGGAAAATGACTTTGAGGTTGAGCTCACCGTTAACAAAGACCGCACTGAGGCGTACACGCTTGGTGACGGGTATGGTCACATTGCGTTCTGCGTTGATAACCTTGATGCTGAGCACAAGCGTTTTCAAGCGGAAGGGCTTGCGCCAGAAGATGTCAAAGAATTCATTGTGGAAGGAAAGCTGTTGGCACGGTTCTTCTTTGTGAGTGACCCTGATGGATACCGCATTGAGATGCTGGCACGGCACGGCAGATACCAATAG